A region of Streptomyces sp. NBC_01750 DNA encodes the following proteins:
- a CDS encoding RNA polymerase sigma-70 factor, translated as MAADTATDVFEEHRPVLTGVAYRMLGRVADAEDVVQETWLRWTADERGDVLEPRGYLVRITTRLAIDRLRHVRSRREAYVGPWLPEPIATDFGPTVPDTAEQAVLADSVSLAVLVVLETLSPLERAVFVLREAFGFPYGEIATTLDRTEAAVRQLAGRARKHVEERKARYDVDPAECRDLTERFLSAAAGGDLEVLLSLLAPDVRLVGDSGGKAKAPLRVLQSADKVGRFLVAVAQQPIQEMEFRFVELNGAPALLVLSAGQPDSVFQLEVLDGRIQCVYVIRNPDKLGSLASS; from the coding sequence GTGGCAGCAGACACCGCGACTGACGTATTCGAAGAGCACCGGCCCGTTCTGACCGGTGTGGCCTACCGCATGCTCGGCCGGGTGGCCGATGCCGAGGACGTGGTGCAGGAGACATGGCTGCGCTGGACCGCCGACGAGCGCGGCGACGTCCTGGAGCCACGCGGCTATCTCGTCAGGATCACCACCCGCCTCGCCATCGACCGGCTGCGGCACGTCCGGTCTCGGCGGGAGGCGTACGTCGGCCCATGGCTGCCGGAGCCGATCGCCACCGACTTCGGGCCCACCGTCCCGGACACCGCCGAGCAGGCCGTCCTGGCCGACTCCGTATCACTGGCCGTCCTGGTCGTCCTGGAGACGCTGTCGCCGCTGGAGCGCGCGGTCTTCGTACTGCGCGAGGCCTTCGGATTCCCTTATGGCGAGATTGCGACCACGCTCGACCGGACCGAGGCGGCGGTGCGGCAGCTCGCCGGCCGGGCGCGCAAGCATGTCGAGGAGCGCAAGGCCCGCTACGACGTCGACCCCGCCGAATGCCGCGATCTCACCGAGCGCTTCCTGAGCGCCGCGGCCGGTGGCGATCTGGAGGTACTGCTGTCCCTGCTGGCGCCCGATGTGCGCCTCGTCGGCGACAGCGGCGGCAAGGCCAAGGCGCCGCTGCGCGTCCTGCAGAGCGCGGACAAGGTCGGGCGCTTCCTCGTCGCCGTGGCGCAGCAACCGATCCAGGAGATGGAGTTCCGCTTCGTCGAGCTCAATGGAGCCCCGGCGCTGCTCGTCCTGTCCGCCGGACAGCCCGACAGCGTTTTCCAGCTGGAAGTTCTGGACGGACGGATCCAATGCGTCTACGTCATCCGCAACCCTGACAAACTTGGCTCGCTGGCCTCTTCCTAG
- a CDS encoding alpha/beta fold hydrolase — protein sequence MAAEISFSIKFPRGSRTLSVAYERTGAGEPLLLLHGIGHHWQAWEPVLGILAAERDVIAVDLPGFGSSPALPDGVSYDLSTVGSVLGALCEKLEIERPHVVGNSLGGLLALELGREKLVRSVTALSPAGFWSERERRYAFATLRAMRLGAQSMPLPLIERLSRTAAGRTALTSSIYARPGRRSPEAAVAETLALRDATGFHQTLAAGRHVLFTDDVPDVPVTIGWGTKDRLLLRRQGIRAKHAIPGARLVRLPGCGHVPMNDDPALVARVILDGSR from the coding sequence ATGGCCGCAGAGATCTCATTCTCCATCAAGTTCCCCCGGGGCAGCCGCACGCTGTCCGTCGCGTACGAGCGCACCGGGGCGGGTGAACCGCTGCTGCTGCTCCACGGCATCGGGCACCACTGGCAGGCATGGGAGCCGGTGCTGGGCATCCTGGCAGCCGAACGCGATGTCATCGCCGTCGACCTGCCCGGCTTCGGCTCTTCGCCGGCGCTGCCGGACGGCGTGTCCTACGACCTCAGCACCGTGGGCTCGGTGCTCGGCGCGCTCTGCGAGAAGCTGGAGATCGAGCGCCCGCATGTCGTGGGGAACTCCCTCGGCGGACTGCTGGCCCTGGAGTTGGGACGCGAGAAGCTCGTACGGTCGGTGACGGCGCTCTCGCCCGCCGGCTTCTGGAGCGAGCGCGAGCGGCGCTATGCCTTCGCGACGCTGCGCGCGATGCGTCTCGGGGCGCAGTCGATGCCGCTGCCACTGATCGAGCGGCTGTCCCGGACGGCCGCCGGGCGGACGGCGCTGACCAGCAGCATCTACGCCAGGCCCGGCCGGCGCTCACCCGAGGCGGCCGTCGCCGAGACTCTCGCCCTCCGCGACGCCACCGGCTTTCATCAGACGCTCGCCGCCGGCCGCCACGTCCTGTTCACCGACGACGTGCCCGATGTGCCGGTCACCATCGGCTGGGGAACGAAGGACCGGCTGTTGCTGCGCCGTCAGGGCATCAGAGCCAAGCACGCCATCCCGGGGGCGCGGCTCGTGCGGCTGCCCGGCTGCGGCCATGTCCCCATGAACGACGACCCCGCGCTCGTCGCACGCGTCATCCTGGACGGCAGCCGCTGA